A single Argentina anserina chromosome 7, drPotAnse1.1, whole genome shotgun sequence DNA region contains:
- the LOC126801681 gene encoding MADS-box protein SOC1 isoform X2, with the protein MVRGKTQMKRIENATSRQVTFSKRRSGLLKKAFELSILCDAEVALIIFSPRGKLYEFASSSMQATLERYEKHTKDNQANNKSVASEQNVQHEATSMMKEIENLEVSKRKLLGESLGVCTVEELQEVEQQLEKSVNSIRARKTQVFKEQIEQLREKERVLTAENERLTEKARVLTAENERLTETCGAMQLRQQVCEQRENLASNESSTSSDVETELYIGPPDRRTKH; encoded by the exons ATGGTGCGAGGCAAAACCCAGATGAAGCGGATAGAGAACGCCACGAGCCGTCAAGTCACCTTCTCGAAGCGGCGAAGCGGTCTTCTGAAGAAGGCTTTCGAGCTCTCCATTCTCTGTGATGCCGAGGTTGCTCTCATAATCTTCTCTCCCAGAGGAAAGCTCTACGAATTCGCAAGCTCCAG CATGCAGGCAACTTTAGAACGTTATGAGAAACATACCAAAGACAACCAAGCGAATAACAAATCTGTTGCCAGTGAACAAAATGTGCAG CATGAAGCTACTAGCATGATGAAGGAGATAGAGAACCTTGAAGTTTCAAAaag GAAGCTATTGGGAGAGAGTCTAGGAGTATGCACCGTTGAAGAACTGCAAGAAGTAGAGCAACAGTTGGAGAAGAGTGTGAACAGCATTCGAGCAAGGAAG ACTCAGGTTTTCAAGGAACAGATCGAGCAATTGAGAGAAAAG GAAAGAGTCCTCACAGCTGAAAATGAGAGGCTAACTGAGAAG GCAAGAGTCCTCACAGCTGAAAATGAGAGACTAACTGAGACG TGTGGTGCTATGCAACTGAGGCAACAAGTATGTGAGCAGAGAGAAAACTTGGCGTCTAATGAAAGTAGTACAAGTTCAGACGTTGAGACTGAACTGTACATTGGACCGCCAGACAGGAGAACAAAGCACTAG
- the LOC126801681 gene encoding MADS-box protein SOC1 isoform X1, translated as MVRGKTQMKRIENATSRQVTFSKRRSGLLKKAFELSILCDAEVALIIFSPRGKLYEFASSSMQATLERYEKHTKDNQANNKSVASEQNVQRLQHEATSMMKEIENLEVSKRKLLGESLGVCTVEELQEVEQQLEKSVNSIRARKTQVFKEQIEQLREKERVLTAENERLTEKARVLTAENERLTETCGAMQLRQQVCEQRENLASNESSTSSDVETELYIGPPDRRTKH; from the exons ATGGTGCGAGGCAAAACCCAGATGAAGCGGATAGAGAACGCCACGAGCCGTCAAGTCACCTTCTCGAAGCGGCGAAGCGGTCTTCTGAAGAAGGCTTTCGAGCTCTCCATTCTCTGTGATGCCGAGGTTGCTCTCATAATCTTCTCTCCCAGAGGAAAGCTCTACGAATTCGCAAGCTCCAG CATGCAGGCAACTTTAGAACGTTATGAGAAACATACCAAAGACAACCAAGCGAATAACAAATCTGTTGCCAGTGAACAAAATGTGCAG CGGCTCCAGCATGAAGCTACTAGCATGATGAAGGAGATAGAGAACCTTGAAGTTTCAAAaag GAAGCTATTGGGAGAGAGTCTAGGAGTATGCACCGTTGAAGAACTGCAAGAAGTAGAGCAACAGTTGGAGAAGAGTGTGAACAGCATTCGAGCAAGGAAG ACTCAGGTTTTCAAGGAACAGATCGAGCAATTGAGAGAAAAG GAAAGAGTCCTCACAGCTGAAAATGAGAGGCTAACTGAGAAG GCAAGAGTCCTCACAGCTGAAAATGAGAGACTAACTGAGACG TGTGGTGCTATGCAACTGAGGCAACAAGTATGTGAGCAGAGAGAAAACTTGGCGTCTAATGAAAGTAGTACAAGTTCAGACGTTGAGACTGAACTGTACATTGGACCGCCAGACAGGAGAACAAAGCACTAG
- the LOC126802038 gene encoding probable fructokinase-7 isoform X1, protein MPMGCGCFPRRSRKAGHSKLARLPSMTDSINTSIPKKKDVPEKKLVVCFGEMLIDFVPMTAGVSLADAEGFKKAAGGAPANVAVGISRLGGSAAFMGKVGADEFGYMLSNILKENNVDNSGMCFDQNARTALAFVTLRSDGEREFMFYRNPSADMLLTKNELNVDLINKARIFHYGSISLIEEPCRSAHLTAMDIAKQAGCILSYDPNLRLPLWPSAEAARKGIMSIWNLADIIKVSEEEITFLTGGDDPYDDDDDMVMNKLYHSNLKLLLVTEGSAGCRYYTKEFKGKVAGIKADCVDTTGAGDSFVGSVLNSLASDPELFKNENCLKEALKFANACGALTVEKKGAIPALPTKEAVYKVLSQTSA, encoded by the exons atgcCGATGGGTTGTGGCTGCTTCCCCAGGAGATCCCGAAAGGCCGGTCACTCCAAGTTAGCTAGGCTTCCCTCCATGACCG ATTCAATCAACACATCAATTCCTAAGAAAAAGGATGTCCCAGAGAAGAAACTGGTCGTTTGCTTTGGAGAAATGTTGATTGATTTTGTCCCTATGACTGCTGGAGTTTCACTTGCTGATGCAGAAGGTTTCAAGAAAGCTGCTGGCGGAGCTCCTGCTAATGTTGCAGTTGGAATATCAAGATTAGGAGGCTCAGCGGCTTTTATGGGAAAG GTTGGTGCAGATGAGTTTGGATACATGCTGTCAAATATTCTGAAGGAAAACAATGTGGACAATTCCGGCATGTGCTTTGACCAAAATGCAAGGactgcattggcatttgttacACTCAGAAGTGATGGCGAACGCGAATTCATGTTCTATCGCAATCCAAGTGCTGATATGCTTCTCACTAAGAATGAACTTAACGTGGACCTAATCAACAAG GCAAGAATATTTCACTATGGTTCGATTAGTCTGATTGAGGAGCCTTGTAGATCAGCTCATCTCACTGCAATGGACATTGCTAAGCAGGCCGGTTGTATCCTCTCTTATGATCCAAACTTGAGATTGCCACTCTGGCCTTCTGCAGAGGCAGCTCGGAAGGGGATTATGAGCATTTGGAACCTAGCTGACATTATTAAG GTAAGTGAGGAGGAAATTACATTTTTGACTGGAGGCGACGATccttatgatgatgatgatgatatggtCATGAACAAGCTTTATCACTCCAATCTGAAGCTTCTGTTAGTTACTGAAGGATCAGCAGGCTGCAGATACTATACAAAG GAGTTCAAGGGTAAGGTTGCAGGAATCAAAGCTGATTGTGTTGATACAACTGGTGCTGGTGATTCTTTTGTTGGCTCTGTACTCAACAGTTTGGCTTCAGACCCTGAGTTATTCAAG AATGAAAATTGCCTGAAGGAGGCTCTCAAATTTGCCAATGCTTGTGGTGCTCTCACTGTGGAAAAGAAAGGAGCCATTCCTGCACTACCCACAAAAGAAGCTGTTTACAAAGTTCTTAGCCAAACCTCGGCATGA
- the LOC126802038 gene encoding probable fructokinase-7 isoform X2 yields MLIDFVPMTAGVSLADAEGFKKAAGGAPANVAVGISRLGGSAAFMGKVGADEFGYMLSNILKENNVDNSGMCFDQNARTALAFVTLRSDGEREFMFYRNPSADMLLTKNELNVDLINKARIFHYGSISLIEEPCRSAHLTAMDIAKQAGCILSYDPNLRLPLWPSAEAARKGIMSIWNLADIIKVSEEEITFLTGGDDPYDDDDDMVMNKLYHSNLKLLLVTEGSAGCRYYTKEFKGKVAGIKADCVDTTGAGDSFVGSVLNSLASDPELFKNENCLKEALKFANACGALTVEKKGAIPALPTKEAVYKVLSQTSA; encoded by the exons ATGTTGATTGATTTTGTCCCTATGACTGCTGGAGTTTCACTTGCTGATGCAGAAGGTTTCAAGAAAGCTGCTGGCGGAGCTCCTGCTAATGTTGCAGTTGGAATATCAAGATTAGGAGGCTCAGCGGCTTTTATGGGAAAG GTTGGTGCAGATGAGTTTGGATACATGCTGTCAAATATTCTGAAGGAAAACAATGTGGACAATTCCGGCATGTGCTTTGACCAAAATGCAAGGactgcattggcatttgttacACTCAGAAGTGATGGCGAACGCGAATTCATGTTCTATCGCAATCCAAGTGCTGATATGCTTCTCACTAAGAATGAACTTAACGTGGACCTAATCAACAAG GCAAGAATATTTCACTATGGTTCGATTAGTCTGATTGAGGAGCCTTGTAGATCAGCTCATCTCACTGCAATGGACATTGCTAAGCAGGCCGGTTGTATCCTCTCTTATGATCCAAACTTGAGATTGCCACTCTGGCCTTCTGCAGAGGCAGCTCGGAAGGGGATTATGAGCATTTGGAACCTAGCTGACATTATTAAG GTAAGTGAGGAGGAAATTACATTTTTGACTGGAGGCGACGATccttatgatgatgatgatgatatggtCATGAACAAGCTTTATCACTCCAATCTGAAGCTTCTGTTAGTTACTGAAGGATCAGCAGGCTGCAGATACTATACAAAG GAGTTCAAGGGTAAGGTTGCAGGAATCAAAGCTGATTGTGTTGATACAACTGGTGCTGGTGATTCTTTTGTTGGCTCTGTACTCAACAGTTTGGCTTCAGACCCTGAGTTATTCAAG AATGAAAATTGCCTGAAGGAGGCTCTCAAATTTGCCAATGCTTGTGGTGCTCTCACTGTGGAAAAGAAAGGAGCCATTCCTGCACTACCCACAAAAGAAGCTGTTTACAAAGTTCTTAGCCAAACCTCGGCATGA